AATTTTGCAAGCGAAAACACGTATATCCTTTATAACGATCATAAAAATGCATGGATTATTGATCCGGGAAACATGAATGAGCAGGAAACTTATGCTATCAGGAATTTTATCACTAAAAACAAGTTAAATATCCAGAAGATCCTTTTAACACATGCTCACATCGATCATGTTTTAGGATTGCAATGGGCTTTTGACACCTATAAAGTTCCTGTTATTTTACATACAGAAGATCAGGAAGTATTGGATATGCTTTCATCAAGCGGGGCAAGATTCGGATTTCAGGTCTCTCCCGTTAAAGTTGAAACTACTTATATTAATGAAGGAGATGAACTTGATCTGGATGGGGAAAAATTCAAAATTTATCATGTTCCGGGACATTCTCCGGGAAGCTTGGTTTACCATAACGAGGCAAGAAAATTCATGATTTCCGGAGATGTTCTTTTTGAAGGAAGCATTGGAAGAACAGATTTATACAAAGGAAATTATGAGCAACTAATTAATGGCATCAAAACAAAGCTTTTCATTCTTGATGATGAAACCCAGGTTTTTTCCGGTCATGGAAATGCTACAACAATAGGATTTGAAAAACAACACAATCCTTTCTTAAAATAAGCGTTGATGATTTGGGAAAGTAAGTATCTATAAGAAAAAAAGCCGTCCTCTAAGACGGCTTTATATTTTCAAAAATTCATTAAGAACTATTTCCATTTAATATTACATCCCATACTTGGTCTCTGAATTTCTTCCTGTGGCTCACCCAATAAAAGGTTTTCAAAAGCAATGATTAAATCTTCACCTGTTACATCCTTATTGTTTCCAGGTCTTGAATCGTCCATTTGTCCTCTGTAAATAAGGTCTAATTTTTCATCAAAGAAAAAGAAATCAGGTGTACAAGCTGCGTCGTAAGCTTTAGCAATAGCCTGGCTTTCATCATATAAATAAGGAAAATCGAATTTTCTTTCAATCTGGAATTCAATCATTTTTTCCGGAGAATCTGCTGGATATTTTTCTACATCATTAGAGTTAATCGCAATAAACTCAATCCCTCTTTCATTATAGTCTTCATATAATTCATTCAATTTATCAATTACATGAAGAACAAACGGACAATGGTTGCACATAAAGATCACCAACGTACCTTTTTCTCCTTTCAGATCATCCAGTGATTGGATTTCGTTACTTTTTGAAGGGTTCGGAAGCTCAAAAAAAGGTGCTTTTGTACCCAAAGCGATCATATTTGAAGGCGTATTCATAACTTTTTTATTTGACCACAAAGATAAAAATTTCTTTTAGTATACGGCTAAAACATAGATAATTGAATAAGGCTATTAAATTCATTAATTTTAATAATAATTTCAAATTAGCAGTATAGAAATATATTCCAGTTCCCATAAAAACAGTATTTTATCAGTTTTCAAAATCTCCTTAAAAGTTTTCAAAGAAGTTAAATGCCAAAAATTGTTTGGAAGATATACTCAAAAGTTTGTAGTTTTGCTAACACTGTTAGTAATAAAAAATCATGGGTCTACATGAACGTCGACAAAGAGAAAAAGAAAACATACGCACCAGTATTTTGGACGCGGCTTTCTCTTTGGCTAAAACCGAAGGTTGGGCTTCACTTTCCATGAGAAAAATTGCCGATGCCATTGAATACAGTGCACCGGTAGTTTATGATTATTTTGAAAACAAAGAAGCTATTTTATACGAGATCTCATTAAATGGTTTCCATTGTTTACACATCGAATTGTTGAAGGCTCAGAGAGAACACAACACTCCGGAAGATCAGTTGAAAGCTATTGTGGATGCCTATTGGAAATTTGCATTCAGAAATAAAGAATACTATCAATTGATGTTTGGATTGGGAATGCAATGTAGCGGAAAAGGAATGATGAAAGAAGAATTTTCTTCATTTCAGGATATGCTTTACGATTGCACGTATGAAATCATTAAGAAAAAAGGATCAAATCCGGAAAATGCCTGTCACTCATCACATGCTTTGTTTTCAGCGGTGCATGGATTGATTTCCATTATGATGATGAGAAATGATGATATTCCTTCTACGATGAACAAAACGACTTTAGATGAAACAGTTGCTGCTTTCATTAAGTCTTTGTAAATTTTTTTTGAATTAAAAATTAACACCGTTAGGAAAAGTAACATACAATATTTTTTTTTTTCACTCATTTATATAACTTAAAAATTTTTTAAAATGAAATACGATTTTATAACCATGCTTATGGCAATTTTTTTTCCTTACCATTAACACTGTTAGGTAATTTAACAGGTGATTTTAGTAAGCTTAACTTCACTTTTTTAATTAAAGCAAAATAACATCCATTTGACACCTCATCTTTAATTATACTTAAACAACATTAAAAACCATTTTTCAATTATGGAAACAACGATTTAACCATCGAGTATTAAGAATTCTGTAATTTTTTTTGAACTTAAA
Above is a genomic segment from Chryseobacterium geocarposphaerae containing:
- a CDS encoding MBL fold metallo-hydrolase, which codes for MLHIQRFVFNFASENTYILYNDHKNAWIIDPGNMNEQETYAIRNFITKNKLNIQKILLTHAHIDHVLGLQWAFDTYKVPVILHTEDQEVLDMLSSSGARFGFQVSPVKVETTYINEGDELDLDGEKFKIYHVPGHSPGSLVYHNEARKFMISGDVLFEGSIGRTDLYKGNYEQLINGIKTKLFILDDETQVFSGHGNATTIGFEKQHNPFLK
- a CDS encoding thioredoxin family protein, with amino-acid sequence MNTPSNMIALGTKAPFFELPNPSKSNEIQSLDDLKGEKGTLVIFMCNHCPFVLHVIDKLNELYEDYNERGIEFIAINSNDVEKYPADSPEKMIEFQIERKFDFPYLYDESQAIAKAYDAACTPDFFFFDEKLDLIYRGQMDDSRPGNNKDVTGEDLIIAFENLLLGEPQEEIQRPSMGCNIKWK
- a CDS encoding TetR/AcrR family transcriptional regulator, which gives rise to MGLHERRQREKENIRTSILDAAFSLAKTEGWASLSMRKIADAIEYSAPVVYDYFENKEAILYEISLNGFHCLHIELLKAQREHNTPEDQLKAIVDAYWKFAFRNKEYYQLMFGLGMQCSGKGMMKEEFSSFQDMLYDCTYEIIKKKGSNPENACHSSHALFSAVHGLISIMMMRNDDIPSTMNKTTLDETVAAFIKSL